A region from the Brassica napus cultivar Da-Ae chromosome C8, Da-Ae, whole genome shotgun sequence genome encodes:
- the LOC111203581 gene encoding defensin-like protein 32 translates to MALSSKRVFLVFLCLTVLLIPEFVKAQGKGKPIVIGTCYKFPHCNQTCVESDFSGGKCVPLPPPGINFVCVCYPKS, encoded by the exons ATGGCTTTAAGCAGTAAACGTGTTTTTCTTGTGTTCTTATGTCTCACTGTTCTCTTGATCCCAG AATTTGTAAAAGCTCAAGGTAAAGGGAAACCGATCGTGATAGGTACATGCTATAAATTTCCACACTGCAATCAGACTTGCGTTGAATCAGATTTTTCTGGTGGAAAATGCGTCCCTTTACCACCCCCTGGCATTAATTTTGTATGTGTTTGTTATCCAAAATCTTGA